One window of Populus nigra chromosome 5, ddPopNigr1.1, whole genome shotgun sequence genomic DNA carries:
- the LOC133694110 gene encoding mitochondrial Rho GTPase 2-like isoform X3, producing MPGGNSAAAGGKIGVRIVVVGDRGTGKSSLIAAAATESFPENLSPVLPPTRLPADFFPDRVPITIIDTSASLESRGKLNEELKRADVIILTYACDFPLTLTRLSSFWLQEFRRLEVKVPVIVVGCKVDLRDENQPISLEPVMGPIMQQYREIETCIECSAVTLMQVPDVFYYAQKAVLHPTAPLFDQDTQALQPRCIRALRRIFILCDSDMDGALNDAELNDFQVKCFDSPLQPAEIVGVRRVVQEKKKEGVNDLGLTLEGFLFLHSLFIDKGRLETTWAVLRKFGYGNDLKLRDDFLPAPSKHAPDQSVELTIEAVDFVRRVFRLFDTDNYGALQPTELDELFSTAPENPWGEAPYKDAAERTTQGNLTLKGFLSEWALMTMLDPQGSLANLLYIGYGGNPASALHVTRRRSVDRKKQQTERNVFHCLVFGPKNAGKSTLLNSFLGRPFSESHELIAGERYAVNVVDQHGGNKKTLILREIPEDGVKKFLSNKESLSSSDVAVFVYDSSDEYSWKRSNELLVEVARHGEESGYGVPSLIIAAKDDLDPHPMSVQKSARVCQELGIGASIPISSKLGDMNNVFCRILSAAEHPHLNIPETVAGRKRKQFHQLVNHSLLFMSVGAAFAVAGMAAFRAHSGRRNSPS from the exons CACCCACTCGCCTCCCTGCCGATTTCTTCCCCGATCGCGTTCCTATCACTATCATCGACACTTCTGCAAG CTTGGAGAGTAGAGGAAAGCTAAATGAAGAATTGAAGCGAGCTGATGTGATTATATTAACTTACGCGTGTGATTTTCCGTTGACGCTTACTCGTTTGAGTAGTTTTTGGCTTCAGGAATTTCGTCgattagag gtgaAGGTACCGGTGATAGTGGTGGGTTGCAAAGTAGATTTGAGAGATGAGAACCAGCCGATTAGCCTCGAGCCGGTTATGGGACCAATCATGCAACAGTATAGGGAGATTGAGACCTGTATAGAGTGCTCTGCTGTTACCCTTATGCAG GTCCCTGACGTTTTCTATTATGCTCAAAAAGCTGTACTTCATCCAACAGCTCCTTTGTTTGATCAAGACACTCAAGCTTTGCAACCCCGATGTATAAGGGCATTGAGAAGGATATTTATTCTATGTGATAGTGACATGGATGGTGCACTCAATGATGCAGAGTTGAATGATTTTCAG GTTAAATGTTTTGACTCTCCACTGCAGCCTGCTGAAATAGTGGGTGTGAGAAGAGTTgtgcaagaaaagaagaaagaaggggTCAATGACCTGGGGCTTACCCTTGAAGGGTTCCTGTTTCTCCATTCTCTTTTTATAGATAAAGGGCGCCTTGAAACTACTTGGGCTGTTTTGAGAAAATTTGGCTACGGCAATGATTTAAAACTCAGAGATGATTTTCTTCCAGCTCCATCAAAGCATGCTCCTGATCAG AGTGTAGAGTTGACAATTGAAGCTGTAGACTTTGTTCGTCGGGTGTTCCGATTGTTTGATACCGATAAT TATGGAGCCTTACAACCTACTGAACTTGATGAGCTATTTTCAACTGCTCCAGAAAA TCCTTGGGGTGAGGCTCCTTACAAGGATGCTGCAGAGAGAACCACACAGGGAAATTTAACTCTGAAGGGTTTTCTATCTGAG TGGGCTCTTATGACCATGCTGGATCCACAAGGTAGTTTGGCTAATTTGCTATACATTGGATATGGAGGAAATCCTGCTTCAGCACTTCATGTTACTCGGAGAAGATCCGTTGATCGTAAGAAGCAGCAAACAGAAAGAAATGTTTTCCACTGCTTAGTTTTTGGCCCTAAAAATGCTGGAAAGTCCACTCTGTTGAATTCATTCTTAGGAAG GCCATTCTCAGAAAGTCATGAACTGATAGCTGGTGAGCGCTATGCAGTGAATGTTGTTGACCAGCATGGG GGGAATAAGAAGACTCTTATTTTGCGAGAGATACCAGAAGACGGAGTGAAAAAATTTCTATCCAATAAAGAATCTCTGTCGTCCTCTGATGTTGCTGTATTTGTTTATGACAG TTCGGATGAATATTCATGGAAAAGGTCAAATGAACTTCTTGTAGAGGTTGCTAGGCATGGAGAAGAAAGTGGTTATGGGGTGCCTAGTCTCATTATCGCTGCTAAGGATGACTTGGATCCACATCCAATGAGTGTGCAAAAATCAGCAAGG GTTTGCCAGGAGCTGGGAATAGGGGCTTCTATTCCTATCAGCTCAAAGCTCGGAGATATGAATAATGTTTTCTGCAGGATCTTAAGTGCCGCCGAACACCCTCATTTGAACATTCCTGAAACTGTGGCCGGGAGGAAACGCAAGCAGTTCCACCAGCTTGTCAATCACTCTCTCCTGTTTATGTCAG TAGGCGCTGCTTTTGCTGTTGCTGGAATGGCAGCTTTTCGTGCCCACAGTGGAAGGAGAAATTCTCCTAGCTAG
- the LOC133694110 gene encoding mitochondrial Rho GTPase 2-like isoform X2, which yields MPGGNSAAAGGKIGVRIVVVGDRGTGKSSLIAAAATESFPENLSPVLPPTRLPADFFPDRVPITIIDTSASLESRGKLNEELKRADVIILTYACDFPLTLTRLSSFWLQEFRRLEVKVPVIVVGCKVDLRDENQPISLEPVMGPIMQQYREIETCIECSAVTLMQVPDVFYYAQKAVLHPTAPLFDQDTQALQPRCIRALRRIFILCDSDMDGALNDAELNDFQVKCFDSPLQPAEIVGVRRVVQEKKKEGVNDLGLTLEGFLFLHSLFIDKGRLETTWAVLRKFGYGNDLKLRDDFLPAPSKHAPDQSVELTIEAVDFVRRVFRLFDTDNYGALQPTELDELFSTAPENPWGEAPYKDAAERTTQGNLTLKGFLSEWALMTMLDPQGSLANLLYIGYGGNPASALHVTRRRSVDRKKQQTERNVFHCLVFGPKNAGKSTLLNSFLGRPFSESHELIAGERYAVNVVDQHGLSLQGNKKTLILREIPEDGVKKFLSNKESLSSSDVAVFVYDSSDEYSWKRSNELLVEVARHGEESGYGVPSLIIAAKDDLDPHPMSVQKSARVCQELGIGASIPISSKLGDMNNVFCRILSAAEHPHLNIPETVAGRKRKQFHQLVNHSLLFMSGAAFAVAGMAAFRAHSGRRNSPS from the exons CACCCACTCGCCTCCCTGCCGATTTCTTCCCCGATCGCGTTCCTATCACTATCATCGACACTTCTGCAAG CTTGGAGAGTAGAGGAAAGCTAAATGAAGAATTGAAGCGAGCTGATGTGATTATATTAACTTACGCGTGTGATTTTCCGTTGACGCTTACTCGTTTGAGTAGTTTTTGGCTTCAGGAATTTCGTCgattagag gtgaAGGTACCGGTGATAGTGGTGGGTTGCAAAGTAGATTTGAGAGATGAGAACCAGCCGATTAGCCTCGAGCCGGTTATGGGACCAATCATGCAACAGTATAGGGAGATTGAGACCTGTATAGAGTGCTCTGCTGTTACCCTTATGCAG GTCCCTGACGTTTTCTATTATGCTCAAAAAGCTGTACTTCATCCAACAGCTCCTTTGTTTGATCAAGACACTCAAGCTTTGCAACCCCGATGTATAAGGGCATTGAGAAGGATATTTATTCTATGTGATAGTGACATGGATGGTGCACTCAATGATGCAGAGTTGAATGATTTTCAG GTTAAATGTTTTGACTCTCCACTGCAGCCTGCTGAAATAGTGGGTGTGAGAAGAGTTgtgcaagaaaagaagaaagaaggggTCAATGACCTGGGGCTTACCCTTGAAGGGTTCCTGTTTCTCCATTCTCTTTTTATAGATAAAGGGCGCCTTGAAACTACTTGGGCTGTTTTGAGAAAATTTGGCTACGGCAATGATTTAAAACTCAGAGATGATTTTCTTCCAGCTCCATCAAAGCATGCTCCTGATCAG AGTGTAGAGTTGACAATTGAAGCTGTAGACTTTGTTCGTCGGGTGTTCCGATTGTTTGATACCGATAAT TATGGAGCCTTACAACCTACTGAACTTGATGAGCTATTTTCAACTGCTCCAGAAAA TCCTTGGGGTGAGGCTCCTTACAAGGATGCTGCAGAGAGAACCACACAGGGAAATTTAACTCTGAAGGGTTTTCTATCTGAG TGGGCTCTTATGACCATGCTGGATCCACAAGGTAGTTTGGCTAATTTGCTATACATTGGATATGGAGGAAATCCTGCTTCAGCACTTCATGTTACTCGGAGAAGATCCGTTGATCGTAAGAAGCAGCAAACAGAAAGAAATGTTTTCCACTGCTTAGTTTTTGGCCCTAAAAATGCTGGAAAGTCCACTCTGTTGAATTCATTCTTAGGAAG GCCATTCTCAGAAAGTCATGAACTGATAGCTGGTGAGCGCTATGCAGTGAATGTTGTTGACCAGCATGGG TTGTCCTTGCAGGGGAATAAGAAGACTCTTATTTTGCGAGAGATACCAGAAGACGGAGTGAAAAAATTTCTATCCAATAAAGAATCTCTGTCGTCCTCTGATGTTGCTGTATTTGTTTATGACAG TTCGGATGAATATTCATGGAAAAGGTCAAATGAACTTCTTGTAGAGGTTGCTAGGCATGGAGAAGAAAGTGGTTATGGGGTGCCTAGTCTCATTATCGCTGCTAAGGATGACTTGGATCCACATCCAATGAGTGTGCAAAAATCAGCAAGG GTTTGCCAGGAGCTGGGAATAGGGGCTTCTATTCCTATCAGCTCAAAGCTCGGAGATATGAATAATGTTTTCTGCAGGATCTTAAGTGCCGCCGAACACCCTCATTTGAACATTCCTGAAACTGTGGCCGGGAGGAAACGCAAGCAGTTCCACCAGCTTGTCAATCACTCTCTCCTGTTTATGTCAG GCGCTGCTTTTGCTGTTGCTGGAATGGCAGCTTTTCGTGCCCACAGTGGAAGGAGAAATTCTCCTAGCTAG
- the LOC133694110 gene encoding mitochondrial Rho GTPase 2-like isoform X4: MPGGNSAAAGGKIGVRIVVVGDRGTGKSSLIAAAATESFPENLSPVLPPTRLPADFFPDRVPITIIDTSASLESRGKLNEELKRADVIILTYACDFPLTLTRLSSFWLQEFRRLEVKVPVIVVGCKVDLRDENQPISLEPVMGPIMQQYREIETCIECSAVTLMQVPDVFYYAQKAVLHPTAPLFDQDTQALQPRCIRALRRIFILCDSDMDGALNDAELNDFQPAEIVGVRRVVQEKKKEGVNDLGLTLEGFLFLHSLFIDKGRLETTWAVLRKFGYGNDLKLRDDFLPAPSKHAPDQSVELTIEAVDFVRRVFRLFDTDNYGALQPTELDELFSTAPENPWGEAPYKDAAERTTQGNLTLKGFLSEWALMTMLDPQGSLANLLYIGYGGNPASALHVTRRRSVDRKKQQTERNVFHCLVFGPKNAGKSTLLNSFLGRPFSESHELIAGERYAVNVVDQHGLSLQGNKKTLILREIPEDGVKKFLSNKESLSSSDVAVFVYDSSDEYSWKRSNELLVEVARHGEESGYGVPSLIIAAKDDLDPHPMSVQKSARVCQELGIGASIPISSKLGDMNNVFCRILSAAEHPHLNIPETVAGRKRKQFHQLVNHSLLFMSVGAAFAVAGMAAFRAHSGRRNSPS, encoded by the exons CACCCACTCGCCTCCCTGCCGATTTCTTCCCCGATCGCGTTCCTATCACTATCATCGACACTTCTGCAAG CTTGGAGAGTAGAGGAAAGCTAAATGAAGAATTGAAGCGAGCTGATGTGATTATATTAACTTACGCGTGTGATTTTCCGTTGACGCTTACTCGTTTGAGTAGTTTTTGGCTTCAGGAATTTCGTCgattagag gtgaAGGTACCGGTGATAGTGGTGGGTTGCAAAGTAGATTTGAGAGATGAGAACCAGCCGATTAGCCTCGAGCCGGTTATGGGACCAATCATGCAACAGTATAGGGAGATTGAGACCTGTATAGAGTGCTCTGCTGTTACCCTTATGCAG GTCCCTGACGTTTTCTATTATGCTCAAAAAGCTGTACTTCATCCAACAGCTCCTTTGTTTGATCAAGACACTCAAGCTTTGCAACCCCGATGTATAAGGGCATTGAGAAGGATATTTATTCTATGTGATAGTGACATGGATGGTGCACTCAATGATGCAGAGTTGAATGATTTTCAG CCTGCTGAAATAGTGGGTGTGAGAAGAGTTgtgcaagaaaagaagaaagaaggggTCAATGACCTGGGGCTTACCCTTGAAGGGTTCCTGTTTCTCCATTCTCTTTTTATAGATAAAGGGCGCCTTGAAACTACTTGGGCTGTTTTGAGAAAATTTGGCTACGGCAATGATTTAAAACTCAGAGATGATTTTCTTCCAGCTCCATCAAAGCATGCTCCTGATCAG AGTGTAGAGTTGACAATTGAAGCTGTAGACTTTGTTCGTCGGGTGTTCCGATTGTTTGATACCGATAAT TATGGAGCCTTACAACCTACTGAACTTGATGAGCTATTTTCAACTGCTCCAGAAAA TCCTTGGGGTGAGGCTCCTTACAAGGATGCTGCAGAGAGAACCACACAGGGAAATTTAACTCTGAAGGGTTTTCTATCTGAG TGGGCTCTTATGACCATGCTGGATCCACAAGGTAGTTTGGCTAATTTGCTATACATTGGATATGGAGGAAATCCTGCTTCAGCACTTCATGTTACTCGGAGAAGATCCGTTGATCGTAAGAAGCAGCAAACAGAAAGAAATGTTTTCCACTGCTTAGTTTTTGGCCCTAAAAATGCTGGAAAGTCCACTCTGTTGAATTCATTCTTAGGAAG GCCATTCTCAGAAAGTCATGAACTGATAGCTGGTGAGCGCTATGCAGTGAATGTTGTTGACCAGCATGGG TTGTCCTTGCAGGGGAATAAGAAGACTCTTATTTTGCGAGAGATACCAGAAGACGGAGTGAAAAAATTTCTATCCAATAAAGAATCTCTGTCGTCCTCTGATGTTGCTGTATTTGTTTATGACAG TTCGGATGAATATTCATGGAAAAGGTCAAATGAACTTCTTGTAGAGGTTGCTAGGCATGGAGAAGAAAGTGGTTATGGGGTGCCTAGTCTCATTATCGCTGCTAAGGATGACTTGGATCCACATCCAATGAGTGTGCAAAAATCAGCAAGG GTTTGCCAGGAGCTGGGAATAGGGGCTTCTATTCCTATCAGCTCAAAGCTCGGAGATATGAATAATGTTTTCTGCAGGATCTTAAGTGCCGCCGAACACCCTCATTTGAACATTCCTGAAACTGTGGCCGGGAGGAAACGCAAGCAGTTCCACCAGCTTGTCAATCACTCTCTCCTGTTTATGTCAG TAGGCGCTGCTTTTGCTGTTGCTGGAATGGCAGCTTTTCGTGCCCACAGTGGAAGGAGAAATTCTCCTAGCTAG
- the LOC133694110 gene encoding mitochondrial Rho GTPase 2-like isoform X1, protein MPGGNSAAAGGKIGVRIVVVGDRGTGKSSLIAAAATESFPENLSPVLPPTRLPADFFPDRVPITIIDTSASLESRGKLNEELKRADVIILTYACDFPLTLTRLSSFWLQEFRRLEVKVPVIVVGCKVDLRDENQPISLEPVMGPIMQQYREIETCIECSAVTLMQVPDVFYYAQKAVLHPTAPLFDQDTQALQPRCIRALRRIFILCDSDMDGALNDAELNDFQVKCFDSPLQPAEIVGVRRVVQEKKKEGVNDLGLTLEGFLFLHSLFIDKGRLETTWAVLRKFGYGNDLKLRDDFLPAPSKHAPDQSVELTIEAVDFVRRVFRLFDTDNYGALQPTELDELFSTAPENPWGEAPYKDAAERTTQGNLTLKGFLSEWALMTMLDPQGSLANLLYIGYGGNPASALHVTRRRSVDRKKQQTERNVFHCLVFGPKNAGKSTLLNSFLGRPFSESHELIAGERYAVNVVDQHGLSLQGNKKTLILREIPEDGVKKFLSNKESLSSSDVAVFVYDSSDEYSWKRSNELLVEVARHGEESGYGVPSLIIAAKDDLDPHPMSVQKSARVCQELGIGASIPISSKLGDMNNVFCRILSAAEHPHLNIPETVAGRKRKQFHQLVNHSLLFMSVGAAFAVAGMAAFRAHSGRRNSPS, encoded by the exons CACCCACTCGCCTCCCTGCCGATTTCTTCCCCGATCGCGTTCCTATCACTATCATCGACACTTCTGCAAG CTTGGAGAGTAGAGGAAAGCTAAATGAAGAATTGAAGCGAGCTGATGTGATTATATTAACTTACGCGTGTGATTTTCCGTTGACGCTTACTCGTTTGAGTAGTTTTTGGCTTCAGGAATTTCGTCgattagag gtgaAGGTACCGGTGATAGTGGTGGGTTGCAAAGTAGATTTGAGAGATGAGAACCAGCCGATTAGCCTCGAGCCGGTTATGGGACCAATCATGCAACAGTATAGGGAGATTGAGACCTGTATAGAGTGCTCTGCTGTTACCCTTATGCAG GTCCCTGACGTTTTCTATTATGCTCAAAAAGCTGTACTTCATCCAACAGCTCCTTTGTTTGATCAAGACACTCAAGCTTTGCAACCCCGATGTATAAGGGCATTGAGAAGGATATTTATTCTATGTGATAGTGACATGGATGGTGCACTCAATGATGCAGAGTTGAATGATTTTCAG GTTAAATGTTTTGACTCTCCACTGCAGCCTGCTGAAATAGTGGGTGTGAGAAGAGTTgtgcaagaaaagaagaaagaaggggTCAATGACCTGGGGCTTACCCTTGAAGGGTTCCTGTTTCTCCATTCTCTTTTTATAGATAAAGGGCGCCTTGAAACTACTTGGGCTGTTTTGAGAAAATTTGGCTACGGCAATGATTTAAAACTCAGAGATGATTTTCTTCCAGCTCCATCAAAGCATGCTCCTGATCAG AGTGTAGAGTTGACAATTGAAGCTGTAGACTTTGTTCGTCGGGTGTTCCGATTGTTTGATACCGATAAT TATGGAGCCTTACAACCTACTGAACTTGATGAGCTATTTTCAACTGCTCCAGAAAA TCCTTGGGGTGAGGCTCCTTACAAGGATGCTGCAGAGAGAACCACACAGGGAAATTTAACTCTGAAGGGTTTTCTATCTGAG TGGGCTCTTATGACCATGCTGGATCCACAAGGTAGTTTGGCTAATTTGCTATACATTGGATATGGAGGAAATCCTGCTTCAGCACTTCATGTTACTCGGAGAAGATCCGTTGATCGTAAGAAGCAGCAAACAGAAAGAAATGTTTTCCACTGCTTAGTTTTTGGCCCTAAAAATGCTGGAAAGTCCACTCTGTTGAATTCATTCTTAGGAAG GCCATTCTCAGAAAGTCATGAACTGATAGCTGGTGAGCGCTATGCAGTGAATGTTGTTGACCAGCATGGG TTGTCCTTGCAGGGGAATAAGAAGACTCTTATTTTGCGAGAGATACCAGAAGACGGAGTGAAAAAATTTCTATCCAATAAAGAATCTCTGTCGTCCTCTGATGTTGCTGTATTTGTTTATGACAG TTCGGATGAATATTCATGGAAAAGGTCAAATGAACTTCTTGTAGAGGTTGCTAGGCATGGAGAAGAAAGTGGTTATGGGGTGCCTAGTCTCATTATCGCTGCTAAGGATGACTTGGATCCACATCCAATGAGTGTGCAAAAATCAGCAAGG GTTTGCCAGGAGCTGGGAATAGGGGCTTCTATTCCTATCAGCTCAAAGCTCGGAGATATGAATAATGTTTTCTGCAGGATCTTAAGTGCCGCCGAACACCCTCATTTGAACATTCCTGAAACTGTGGCCGGGAGGAAACGCAAGCAGTTCCACCAGCTTGTCAATCACTCTCTCCTGTTTATGTCAG TAGGCGCTGCTTTTGCTGTTGCTGGAATGGCAGCTTTTCGTGCCCACAGTGGAAGGAGAAATTCTCCTAGCTAG